A single region of the Salmo salar chromosome ssa16, Ssal_v3.1, whole genome shotgun sequence genome encodes:
- the LOC106575006 gene encoding POU domain, class 4, transcription factor 1, with translation MMSMNSKQPHFAMHPSLPEHKYTTLHSSSEAIRRACLQAPQLQSNIFASLDETLLARAEALAAVDIAVSQGKTHPFKPDATYHTMNSVPCSSNTTVPLAHHHHHHHHHHHPNMEPPDLMDHINSPSLALMSSHDGSGGGGGGGGGGLISTSAHPHSHMHGLSHLSHQAAMNMNSPLTHHGLLPGHHGGSQGGPGLNNNGLSSINDSDTDPRELEAFAERFKQRRIKLGVTQADVGNALVNLKIPGVGSLSQSTICRFESLTLSHNNMIALKPILQAWLEEAEGAQREKLNKPDIYSGGEKKRKRTSIAAPEKRSLEAYFAVQPRPSSEKIAAIAEKLDLKKNVVRVWFCNQRQKQKRLKFSACH, from the exons ATGATGTCAATGAATAGCAAACAGCCACACTTCGCCATGCATCCGAGCTTACCTGAACACAAATACACCACTCTGCATTCTAGCTCGGAAGCAATAAGGAGAGCCTGTCTGCAAGCTCCACAG CTGCAGAGTAACATATTCGCCAGCCTGGATGAGACTCTACTGGCCCGCGCCGAAGCTTTGGCTGCCGTGGACATCGCAGTGTCCCAGGGCAAGACGCACCCTTTCAAACCGGACGCCACCTACCACACCATGAACAGCGTGCCATGCTCTTCCAACACCACGGTGCCATtagcccaccaccaccaccatcaccaccaccaccatcaccccaacATGGAACCCCCGGACCTCATGGACCACATCAACTCGCCATCCTTAGCTCTCATGTCCAGCCACGACGGCtccggtggtggtggaggaggtggtggtggcggGCTGATCTCCACCTCTGCTCATCCTCACTCACACATGCATGGCTTGAGTCACCTCTCGCACCAGGCCGCTATGAACATGAATTCACCTCTCACCCACCACGGTCTTTTACCTGGACACCATGGAGGGAGCCAGGGCGGGCCAGGACTCAATAACAACGGGCTTTCCTCTATCAATGACTCGGACACGGATCCCAGGGAGCTAGAGGCATTCGCGGAGCGTTTCAAGCAGAGGCGGATCAAGCTCGGGGTGACCCAGGCGGACGTTGGCAATGCGCTGGTTAACCTGAAAATACCCGGCGTTGGATCGCTAAGCCAAAGCACCATTTGTCGGTTCGAATCGTTAACTCTGTCCCATAACAACATGATAGCGCTTAAACCCATCCTTCAGGCGTGGCTGGAGGAGGCCGAGGGTGCGCAGAGAGAGAAACTCAACAAACCGGACATTTATAGCGGAGGGGAAAAGAAACGGAAGAGAACGTCGATAGCGGCACCAGAAAAGAGGTCTTTGGAGGCTTACTTCGCCGTACAACCTCGCCCGTCGTCCGAGAAGATAGCAGCTATCGCTGAAAAGTTGGACCTGAAAAAGAACGTGGTTCGAGTATGGTTTTGCAACCAAAGACAAAAACAGAAGCGGTTAAAGTTCTCCGCTTGCCACTGA
- the LOC106575007 gene encoding ORC ubiquitin ligase 1: MANNFQNVTLSLTLPISCQICLGKVRQPVICANNHVFCSCCMDIWLKKASQCPSCRVPITSENPCRQIIGGTNESESNESYSVKKHLRKTRGELLLREYEDEMEGLLKENEDLRNKNQSLESQLKTVLDPCTVTASRREDRGLEPSVVEDWSNKLRAATDGYNRIKLDVEKLKEANKILRCQTIDLVQENVRLKAEVASRSPQKFGRYTVAALEAKIHQYERDVDHLKKALERSDQYIEELEARSGGGAEGLQRNPREAPQSHTDARPESTSSGEGEAETRVHYQRISAMTRSLSDIEKVCTSLEGESKTLSAHHSYLLETSNAMELNASSGSEAFRDHRRGFDVTLVGHKDSIETDRIDTIVPSDLFQLSTPSSAFRSLSLKSPSVGEDKKLGYKAVTYLRRLSFEDSVTPSSSNSASTVATKRSGLTTQLSNGVSSSNVAKSGLSVATEPLFWAAAWQSHEASDMTSVTSVTSPNHNGEEEEEQHLNTSSGSGHSERNPTAGVTTSHNLTEDETDPMSSEASMDAAYLDKISELDSMMLEGPESCSSAGSHLSLASSLTSAETPDLTLDLRLDVTLVPEAEGCSELFLDPDSEQDRGGQTEAEGFDLACGIKGTSSIPVTVSESQAASLAATSTTTGSGSGSSSGRDAGSGDHSLLDSTGPAREQAGQGHLSDPSQTDELSFDLLFDPLTETRTGPGGPSAWQASANHHHEDHDVSSGCCSADRPGGDAVREKSTVTPCQATKRKSHSPFNVGSPSKHSKFM; the protein is encoded by the exons ATGGCAAACAACTTTCAAAACGTGACTCTTTCTCTAACTTTACCCATATCATGCCAGATCTGCCTTGGAAAG GTCCGCCAGCCCGTCATCTGTGCCAATAACCACGTGTTCTGTTCTTGCTGCATGGACATTTGGTTGAAGAAGGCGAGTCAATGTCCTTCATGCCGAGTTCCCATCACCTCAGAGAACCCGTGCAGACAAATTATAG gagGGACAAATGAGAGCGAGTCCAACGAGAGCTATTCTGTGAAGAAACACCTCCGAAAGACCAGGGGAGAGCTTCTGTTGAGGGAATATGAA GATGAAATGGAAGGTCTCCTCAAAGAGAATGAAGATCTGAGGAACAAGAACCAGAGCTTGGAGTCCCAGCTGAAGACCGTACTAGATCCCTGTACTGTAACAGCCAGTCGGAGAGAAGACCGGGGTCTAGAGCCCAGCGTTGTGGAAGACTGGAGCAACAAGCTGAGAGCAGCGACAGACGGTTACAACCGGATCAAACTGGATGTGGAGAAACTGAAAGAG GCTAACAAGATCTTACGGTGTCAGACTATTGACCTGGTCCAGGAGAACGTGAGGTTGAAAGCGGAAGTTGCCAGTAGATCTCCTCAGAA GTTTGGCAGGTACACGGTAGCAGCGTTGGAAGCTAAGATTCATCAGTACGAAAGAGATGTGGACCACCTGAAGAAAGCTCTGGAGCGTAGCGACCAGTACATAGAAGAACTGGAGGCCCGGAGTGGAGGAGGAGCGGAGGGGCTCCAGAGAAACCCGAGAGAGGCACCCCAGAGCCACACCGACGCCCGTCCAGAGAGCACCTCCTCTGGGGAGGGTGAAGCCGAGACCAGGGTCCACTATCAGAGGATCAGTGCCATGACGAGAAGTCTGAGTGATATAGAGAAGGTCTGCACCAGTCTGGAGGGAGAGTCCAAGACGCTGTCCGCTCACCACAGCTACCTCCTGGAAACCTCTAACGCCATGGAGCTCAACGCCTCCTCCGGCTCCGAGGCGTTCCGGGACCACCGGAGAGGTTTCGACGTGACGCTCGTCGGACACAAAGACTCTATAGAAACCGATCGTATTGACACCATCGTTCCCTCTGACCTCTTCCAGCTGTCCACTCCCTCCTCTGCCTTCCGCTCCCTCAGTCTGAAGAGTCCCAGTGTTGGTGAAGACAAGAAGCTTGGTTATAAGGCTGTGACCTATCTAAGGAGACTCAGTTTTGAGGACAGTGTAACACCCAGCAGTAGCAACAGTGCCTCCACTGTAGCAACTAAACGGTCCGGTCTCACTACTCAGTTGTCCAACGGTGTGTCTTCCAGTAACGTAGCCAAGTCGGGACTTTCCGTCGCCACCGAGCCGTTGTTCTGGGCTGCAGCCTGGCAGAGCCACGAGGCTTCTGATATGACCTCTGTGACCTCTGTGACGTCACCCAATCacaatggagaggaggaggaggagcagcatCTCAACACGTCTTCAGGGTCGGGACACAGCGAGAGAAACCCAACCGCGGGAGTCACCACGTCCCACAATCTGACGGAGGACGAGACGGACCCCATGTCCAGCGAAGCCTCCATGGACGCAGCCTACCTGGATAAGATCTCTGAGCTGGACTCTATGATGCTGGAGGGGCCAGAGAGCTGCAGCTCGGCAGGGTCACACCTGTCCCTGGCTTCCTCCCTGACTTCTGCCGAAACACCGGACTTGACCCTTGACCTCAGACTGGATGTGACCCTGGTACCTGAGGCGGAGGGCTGCTCTGAACTCTTCCTGGATCCTGACTCTGAGCAGGACCGAGGTGGACAGACCGAGGCTGAGGGTTTTGACTTGGCGTGCGGGATAAAGGGAACATCTTCCATTCCAGTCACTGTGTCAGAGTCTCAGGCAGCTTCTCTAGCAGCCACGTCCACGACGACGGGAAGCGGGTCTGGATCCTCCTCTGGGAGAGACGCTGGCAGCGGCGACCACAGTCTCCTAGACTCTACGGGGCCTGCTAGAGAACAGGCAGGACAGGGACACCTCTCTGACCCCTCTCAGACTGATGAACTGTCCTTCGACCTGCTGTTTGACCCCTTAACAGAGACCCGGACAGGACCAGGAGGACCGTCGGCCTGGCAGGCCTCAGCCAACCACCACCATGAGGACCATGACGTCTCTTCTGGCTGCTGCTCAGCAGATAGACCTGGAGGAGACGCTGTGAGGGAGAAGAGCACGGTGACTCCTTGTCAGGCGACCAAACGGAAGTCTCACAGTCCTTTTAACGTCGGCAGTCCCTCCAAACATTCTAAGTTTATGTGA